One Phaseolus vulgaris cultivar G19833 chromosome 11, P. vulgaris v2.0, whole genome shotgun sequence genomic window carries:
- the LOC137832275 gene encoding cyclin-B1-2-like produces the protein MEDASASKYIPHQIGGLQNDSFRFGLNGVKSDIVGSHPLQSSLQSTKRMDEAMKRQCKVNLYGTAFPLKEELDRQILSRFQRPPGPISSSMLGLEAVTGSIDRFGFEDCLNDPRDSETFTPLDMHHGMEVRLGLSKGPVYPSII, from the exons ATGGAGGACGCATCTGCATCAAAGTACATCCCGCACCAGATCGGAGGGCTCCAAAACGATTCGTTTCGATTCGGACTCAATGGAGTCAAAAGCGACATTGTTGGTTCTCACCCTCTCCAATCCTCTCTCCAATCC ACAAAGAGGATGGATGAAGCGATGAAGAGGCAGTGTAAAGTTAACTTGTATGGAACTGCTTTTCCACTGAAGGAGGAGCTTGACAGGCAAATACTGTCTAG GTTCCAGCGGCCTCCTGGACCAATTTCATCTTCAATGCTGGGTTTGGAGGCTGTTACAGGAAGCATTGATCGCTTCGGTTTTGAGGATTGTCTGAATG ACCCCCGTGACTCTGAGACTTTCACGCCATTGGACATGCATCATGGGATGGAAGTTCGCCTTGGTCTATCTAAGGGACCAGTGTACCCaagtatta
- the LOC137832253 gene encoding phosphatidylinositol N-acetylglucosaminyltransferase subunit C isoform X1, giving the protein MDEAMKRQCKANLYGTAFPPKEEELDRQILSRFQRPPGPISSSMLGLEAVAGSTDRFGFEDCLNGPAEIKEVIAMDLSLANNSSSPRPRWRKVAYGGMQPGYDDNHTDESFLEGMVMNASVVKRDMLKVMLDSVSISEYLCIVALVVLVWTCTLTSTIDENSLLFIDVSLLVSGFLILLFTQEMLSLSLLLHYVLNISFFITVLYVLAPIYQTLTRSISSDSIWAVAASLLVLHLFLHDYSESTVKAPGVLKNPALTSCISVNASVVASVFIASRLPSRLHVFGIMLFSLQVFLFAPLVTYCIKKYSFRMHLCFSISLMAMTLSFVYMLHRLLFVVLLSLLVFVNVVCPYWLIRIQEYKFEINGPWDEAKLCFDITD; this is encoded by the exons ATGGATGAAGCGATGAAGAGGCAGTGTAAAGCTAACTTGTATGGAACTGCTTTTCCACCGAAGGAGGAGGAGCTTGACAGGCAAATACTGTCTAG GTTCCAGCGGCCTCCTGGACCAATTTCATCTTCAATGCTGGGTTTGGAGGCTGTTGCAGGAAGCACTGATCGCTTCGGTTTTGAGGATTGTCTGAATG GCCCAGCTGAAATTAAAGAAGTTATTGCAATGGATCTTAGCTTGGCTAATAATTCTTCATCGCCTCGTCCCAGATGGAGAAAAGTAGCATATGGTGGTATGCAACCTGGTTATGATGACAATCATACAGATGAATCTTTTCTTGAAGGAATGGTCATGAATGCCAGTGTTGTAAAAAGGGACATGCTAAAGGTGATGCTGGACTCTGTATCTATTTCTGAATATTTATGCATTGTTGCTCTTGTTGTCTTGGTCTGGACTTGTACACTTACATCAACTATTGATGAAAATTCTCTCCTATTTATTGATGTAAGTCTTCTTGTTTCAGGCTTTTTAATTCTCCTTTTCACTCAAGAAATGCTTTCCCTTAGCCTTCTCCTCCATTATGTCCTTAATATCTCCTTTTTCATAACCGTGTTATATGTTTTGGCTCCCATCTATCAAACTCTTACAAGGTCCATTAGTTCGGATTCCATCTGGGCAGTAGCTGCATCACTTCTAGTACTTCACCTTTTTCTGCATGACTATTCAGAATCCACTGTCAAAGCCCCAGGGGTTCTTAAGAATCCAGCATTGACCAGTTGTATCTCTGTAAATGCTTCTGTAGTCGCCTCTGTTTTTATTGCTTCTCGCCTTCCATCAAGACTACATGTGTTCGGTATCATGTTATTCTCATTGCAGGTTTTCCTTTTTGCTCCACTTGTCACTTactgtattaaaaaatattcctTCCGCATGCACCTATGCTTTTCTATCAGTTTGATGGCCATGACCTTAAGTTTTGTGTACATGCTGCATCGCCTCCTTTTTGTGGTGCTACTTAGTCTGTTGGTTTTTGTCAATGTGGTTTGCCCTTATTGGCTTATAAGGATTCAGGAGTACAAGTTTGAGATCAATGGACCTTGGGATGAGGCTAAACTTTGTTTTGATATTACAGACTGA
- the LOC137832253 gene encoding phosphatidylinositol N-acetylglucosaminyltransferase subunit C isoform X2, producing the protein MDLSLANNSSSPRPRWRKVAYGGMQPGYDDNHTDESFLEGMVMNASVVKRDMLKVMLDSVSISEYLCIVALVVLVWTCTLTSTIDENSLLFIDVSLLVSGFLILLFTQEMLSLSLLLHYVLNISFFITVLYVLAPIYQTLTRSISSDSIWAVAASLLVLHLFLHDYSESTVKAPGVLKNPALTSCISVNASVVASVFIASRLPSRLHVFGIMLFSLQVFLFAPLVTYCIKKYSFRMHLCFSISLMAMTLSFVYMLHRLLFVVLLSLLVFVNVVCPYWLIRIQEYKFEINGPWDEAKLCFDITD; encoded by the coding sequence ATGGATCTTAGCTTGGCTAATAATTCTTCATCGCCTCGTCCCAGATGGAGAAAAGTAGCATATGGTGGTATGCAACCTGGTTATGATGACAATCATACAGATGAATCTTTTCTTGAAGGAATGGTCATGAATGCCAGTGTTGTAAAAAGGGACATGCTAAAGGTGATGCTGGACTCTGTATCTATTTCTGAATATTTATGCATTGTTGCTCTTGTTGTCTTGGTCTGGACTTGTACACTTACATCAACTATTGATGAAAATTCTCTCCTATTTATTGATGTAAGTCTTCTTGTTTCAGGCTTTTTAATTCTCCTTTTCACTCAAGAAATGCTTTCCCTTAGCCTTCTCCTCCATTATGTCCTTAATATCTCCTTTTTCATAACCGTGTTATATGTTTTGGCTCCCATCTATCAAACTCTTACAAGGTCCATTAGTTCGGATTCCATCTGGGCAGTAGCTGCATCACTTCTAGTACTTCACCTTTTTCTGCATGACTATTCAGAATCCACTGTCAAAGCCCCAGGGGTTCTTAAGAATCCAGCATTGACCAGTTGTATCTCTGTAAATGCTTCTGTAGTCGCCTCTGTTTTTATTGCTTCTCGCCTTCCATCAAGACTACATGTGTTCGGTATCATGTTATTCTCATTGCAGGTTTTCCTTTTTGCTCCACTTGTCACTTactgtattaaaaaatattcctTCCGCATGCACCTATGCTTTTCTATCAGTTTGATGGCCATGACCTTAAGTTTTGTGTACATGCTGCATCGCCTCCTTTTTGTGGTGCTACTTAGTCTGTTGGTTTTTGTCAATGTGGTTTGCCCTTATTGGCTTATAAGGATTCAGGAGTACAAGTTTGAGATCAATGGACCTTGGGATGAGGCTAAACTTTGTTTTGATATTACAGACTGA